GCGCGAAACACCACCGACCGGCTGGCATGGTTTATCGACCGGTTTCGACAAGTCCGCTTCTTGTACGATTACGCCGACGATGCGAAACTACTGTTCCGATTGAACCAGGTGCTGTTTCGCGTGCAACTGCCCCCGTTGCAGGAAGCGTTTGTTGGCGTGATTGCTGCTGCCCGGCAGCAAATCAACGCCCAGGCCGCGGAGCTGCTCCTGGAGAACAACCCGGAGCAAAAGCGGCTGGCCGGCTGAGCGGACTGGGGCTAGTTGTTTTGTGATTTCAGTTCTGGGATTTAAGCACACCAGGCTGGGGACAGCCCGGCTCGGACATCGCTTCTCATCACCCCAACTCCTCACCGTCGCCATGCCCTTTGGCATCAACCTGCTGTTGTGGACCGATCGGCTGCACGAAGGCCTGCTGCCGGTGTTGGAGATGTTGAAGCAGCAGGGCTGGGACGGCGTGGAAGTGCCCATTCACGATCTGAGTGTGGATTATCGTGCCTGGGCGCGGCACTTAGATAATCTCGATTTGCGGCGCACCGCTTCCACGGTTCGCACTGCGGCCGATAACCCCATTAGTGCCGATCCTAAAATTCGCGCCGCCGGCGTAGATGCTACCCGGCGCACGCTTGATTGCTGCCAGGCTTTGGAAGCCGAAATTCTGATGGGTCCCTTTCACTCGGCGCTGGGAGAGTTCACCGGCTGCGGCCGGACGGAAGACGAATGGCGCTGGGGTGTCGAAAGCATGCGGCAAGTGGCCCAACATGCCGACGAAGTGGGCGTAACACTGGCGTTGGAATTCTTAAACCGCTTCGAGTGTTATTTTCTGAACCATACGGCCGACATGATTCAATTTGTGCAGGCCGTCAATCATCCGCGCTGCCGAATGGTGTTCGACACGTTCCATGCCCATGTTGAAGAGAAAAATTCTGCCGCGGCCCTGCGGGCGTCTGCACCGTATTTGGAAATGGTGCACGTTTCGGAAAACGACCGCGGGACGCCGGGCCAGGGGCAAATCGCCTGGCCGGAAGTTTTCGACGCACTTCGAGAAATGGATTTCGACGGCTGGCTCGTGGTCGAGGCATTTGGCATGGCGCTGCCGGCAGTGCAAGCGGCCACCAAAATTTGGCGCCGCATGTTCGAATCGGAAGAAC
This genomic stretch from Pirellulales bacterium harbors:
- a CDS encoding sugar phosphate isomerase/epimerase family protein, giving the protein MPFGINLLLWTDRLHEGLLPVLEMLKQQGWDGVEVPIHDLSVDYRAWARHLDNLDLRRTASTVRTAADNPISADPKIRAAGVDATRRTLDCCQALEAEILMGPFHSALGEFTGCGRTEDEWRWGVESMRQVAQHADEVGVTLALEFLNRFECYFLNHTADMIQFVQAVNHPRCRMVFDTFHAHVEEKNSAAALRASAPYLEMVHVSENDRGTPGQGQIAWPEVFDALREMDFDGWLVVEAFGMALPAVQAATKIWRRMFESEEQLAHDALAHLKVGMRI